AAGTTGCTTAAAATAATTAGAAATTTCTTTCGAACTAGCCCCATTTGGAGCCATGGTCATTAAACCAATAACTTTGATTGCATTATATGATTCTAAACTACGGATAAACATTTCAACTTCAGCTAAATCAATCCCTTGTTTAGTTGGCTCTTGAGAAACGTTGACTTGAACGAAACATTTAATTTCTTTCGTTGCACGTTTCTGAATCTCTTGAGCCGTCTTTAATCGATCCAATGCATGAAAATAGTCTATCCGGTTTATCACATCTTTTATTTTTCTCGTTTGCAGCGTCCCAATCAAATGCCAAGTTAAGTCTTGATAATTCACTAAGGCGTCTTGTTTTTCAATCAACTTCTCTGGGCGATTTTCTCCCAGATGCTTGACCCCTAATGCGATTAATTCTTCCACGACTTCACCTGACACTGTTTTGGTAACGGCAATTAAAGTTGTTTCTTTAAGTTGTGATGATTGAATAGAGGCTTGATGCATCGTTTCTTTTACTAAATTAAGATTCGTTTCAAGACTCATCATTTTTTAACTCTTATCGTTTTCTTCTGAAGAAAGGAGGTGTACTTAATTCATCTTCATCCGTTGTATTTTCAACTTCTGTTTTGAATGTTTCCATTTCTTTCTTTTCAATCGAATCGAATTGAGAATCGCTCATCACGTTTCTTTGAACGGGTTCTTTACGAATATCCCAGTCACCAAATGCTGATTCTTCTTCAACTGGCTCAGCCTTCACACGCTCAAATTCTTGAGTTTGTCTAGGTTTCGCGCTTGAAGCTAAACTTGAAGTAGTGCCACTAGTTAAGGGACGCGCACTTCTTGATTTAGAACGGCCTTTGTTTTCTTTTTTTGATGGGTCGATTCCTGTTGCGATAACTGTTACGATGATTTCATCTGTTAATTCTTCGTTGATTGAAGTACCTAAGATAATATTTACATCGCCATCAGCTGCAGCTGTTACGATATCTGAAGCGTCTTGTGCTTCGAATAACGTCATATCTAATCCACCAGTGATGTTTAATAATACTTGCTCAGCACCATCAATTGATGTTTCTAATAATGGAGACGAGATTGCTTGTTTAGTCGCTTGGATAACACGGTCTTCACCTGAAGCAGAACCGATACCCATTAAAGCAGTTCCTTGATTTTGCATAACAGTTTTCACGTCAGCAAAGTCTAAGTTAACATAACCAGGAGCTG
This is a stretch of genomic DNA from Vagococcus zengguangii. It encodes these proteins:
- a CDS encoding YggS family pyridoxal phosphate-dependent enzyme, producing MSLETNLNLVKETMHQASIQSSQLKETTLIAVTKTVSGEVVEELIALGVKHLGENRPEKLIEKQDALVNYQDLTWHLIGTLQTRKIKDVINRIDYFHALDRLKTAQEIQKRATKEIKCFVQVNVSQEPTKQGIDLAEVEMFIRSLESYNAIKVIGLMTMAPNGASSKEISNYFKQLALKQKEIAALHLPYAPCEELSMGMSGDYELAIAQGATFVRVGSRLFDL
- the ftsZ gene encoding cell division protein FtsZ is translated as MEFTFDNPMEDGAIIKVIGVGGGGGNAVNRMIEEGVKGVEFIVANTDVQALRDSHAETLIQLGPKYTRGLGAGSQPEVGRKAAEESEEQIAAALEGADMIFITAGMGGGTGTGAAPQVARIAKNLGALTVGVVTRPFSFEGPKRGRYAAEGISELKENVDTLLIISNNRLLEVVDKKTPILEAFKEADNVLRQGVQGISDLITAPGYVNLDFADVKTVMQNQGTALMGIGSASGEDRVIQATKQAISSPLLETSIDGAEQVLLNITGGLDMTLFEAQDASDIVTAAADGDVNIILGTSINEELTDEIIVTVIATGIDPSKKENKGRSKSRSARPLTSGTTSSLASSAKPRQTQEFERVKAEPVEEESAFGDWDIRKEPVQRNVMSDSQFDSIEKKEMETFKTEVENTTDEDELSTPPFFRRKR